One part of the Mailhella massiliensis genome encodes these proteins:
- a CDS encoding tyrosine recombinase XerC, producing the protein MNRIAEITASLPPGPAAFLAWLEFQKGASEATVRAYALDILEFETYLHGMGATLARPSEITRQMVQGFSASLFRRNMARSSMARKLSALRSLFRHLHRLHKIESDPCAGVRNPKQDQRHPAMLNVDQTFALLEEPPAEKDIAPPAETPGKDIFHLRDTALLELLYGSGLRISEALGLNVNDMRPQTGHVIVMGKGGKQRQVPLSDTSIAALEKWLSARSEVPPEHGERALFLGRRGKRLDRRQAARILEERAKEAGIPQHVSPHDLRHSFATHLLEGGADLRAVQELLGHSRISTTQRYTHLDLAALTRIYDASHPLAQGGKEDGGKKA; encoded by the coding sequence ATGAACCGCATTGCCGAAATCACCGCTTCCCTGCCGCCCGGCCCGGCCGCCTTCCTGGCCTGGCTGGAATTTCAGAAAGGCGCCTCCGAAGCCACGGTGCGGGCCTATGCTCTGGACATTCTGGAATTTGAAACCTACCTGCACGGCATGGGGGCCACTCTGGCGCGTCCTTCGGAAATCACAAGGCAGATGGTGCAGGGCTTTTCCGCCTCCCTTTTCCGCAGAAACATGGCCCGCTCCTCCATGGCGCGCAAGCTCTCCGCCCTGCGCAGCCTGTTCCGGCACCTGCACAGACTGCACAAAATAGAATCCGATCCCTGCGCCGGGGTACGCAACCCGAAGCAGGATCAGCGGCATCCGGCCATGCTCAACGTGGACCAGACCTTCGCGCTGCTTGAGGAGCCGCCCGCAGAAAAAGACATTGCCCCTCCTGCGGAAACGCCCGGCAAAGACATTTTCCACCTCAGGGACACGGCGCTTCTGGAACTGCTCTACGGTTCGGGCCTGCGTATTTCCGAGGCGCTGGGCCTGAACGTGAACGACATGCGGCCGCAGACGGGACATGTCATCGTCATGGGCAAGGGCGGCAAACAGCGGCAGGTTCCCCTCAGCGATACCAGCATCGCCGCGCTGGAAAAATGGCTTTCGGCGCGAAGCGAGGTTCCGCCCGAACACGGAGAAAGGGCGCTTTTTCTCGGCAGGCGCGGCAAAAGGCTGGACCGCCGTCAGGCCGCGCGCATTCTGGAGGAAAGAGCGAAGGAGGCGGGCATTCCGCAGCACGTCTCCCCCCACGACCTGCGGCATTCCTTCGCCACGCATCTTCTGGAAGGCGGGGCGGATCTGCGCGCCGTACAGGAACTTCTGGGGCACAGCCGCATTTCCACCACGCAGCGCTACACGCATCTCGACCTCGCCGCCCTTACGCGCATTTACGATGCTTCCCACCCTCTGGCGCAGGGCGGGAAGGAAGACGGCGGAAAAAAGGCGTGA
- a CDS encoding type III pantothenate kinase, with the protein MSEQLLLADIGNTCIKLVFARPDALEAAYSLPTRAQHTADSLGLSLMQLLSLQGLGAADITACVVCSVVPDVNTLFQEACRRYLKKTPLSFPGDFAVDLVNGYDQPQEVGADRLLAAFAARKLFPETPSLISVDFGTATTFDCVSGNTYLGGLICPGLFSSRNALAANTAKLPRISLEMTDSHVSIGKSTITSMNHGFLFGFAAMTEGLCERLKEELPGPTLVVGTGGAAHDLARICRAFDVVRPDLILEGLRLLWAGGGARASL; encoded by the coding sequence ATGTCTGAACAACTTCTCCTTGCCGACATCGGCAATACCTGCATCAAGCTCGTCTTTGCCCGCCCCGACGCGCTGGAGGCCGCCTATTCCCTGCCCACCAGGGCGCAGCACACGGCCGACAGCCTGGGCCTCTCCCTCATGCAGCTCCTTTCCCTGCAGGGCCTCGGCGCCGCGGACATCACCGCCTGCGTGGTCTGTTCCGTGGTACCCGACGTGAACACCCTGTTTCAGGAAGCCTGCCGCAGATATCTGAAAAAGACGCCCCTCTCCTTCCCCGGCGACTTTGCCGTCGACCTCGTCAACGGTTATGATCAGCCGCAGGAAGTAGGGGCCGACCGGCTGCTCGCGGCCTTTGCGGCAAGAAAGCTCTTTCCCGAAACGCCCTCCCTCATTTCCGTGGATTTCGGCACCGCCACCACCTTCGACTGCGTTTCCGGCAACACCTATCTCGGCGGACTCATCTGCCCGGGGCTCTTTTCCTCCCGCAACGCGCTTGCGGCCAACACCGCCAAGCTCCCGCGCATTTCTCTGGAAATGACGGATTCCCATGTAAGCATAGGAAAGAGCACCATCACCAGCATGAATCACGGTTTTCTCTTCGGCTTCGCCGCCATGACGGAAGGCCTGTGCGAACGCCTGAAGGAAGAGCTGCCCGGCCCCACCCTCGTTGTGGGCACGGGCGGCGCGGCGCATGACCTTGCAAGGATATGCCGGGCCTTCGACGTCGTTCGGCCCGACCTCATTCTGGAAGGACTCCGGCTGCTCTGGGCCGGAGGCGGGGCGCGCGCTTCACTCTAG
- the dprA gene encoding DNA-processing protein DprA produces the protein MTGGRDRPSGLAALDEDGRREYWAALALRCCAGLGSRGTCLLLRHFGSAYAAVSNLPRWPEAGIPPQKAETLARNAWRERARPEWENARTLDASIILWTDARYPALLKELPDAPALFYARGDLSLLAGPCVAVVGSRESSAAALDTAAAVAGELSRSGVTVVSGLAFGVDGRAHRAALSGPGRTIAVMPGGVDMVFPARHRELYRHIAERGLIISEMPPGTSPGPGAFPVRNRIISGLSLGVLMVEAVHPASGSTITARLAAEQGRNVYVPSPDTFRGPYREGTKKLLLEGARPVFHAADILADLFPHLKDSLQRSSPPKLLPSEEKPLPDTRKNTRAAAHGAAPCPAAPQALRPGTVRPVARTETSPASSLTEEEETLLALLRRGPLLQDELLYAAQEKRGTWTSAAVSAALMILEVKQLVRRLSDGRYEAAP, from the coding sequence GCATTTCGGTTCGGCCTACGCGGCGGTGAGCAATCTGCCCCGCTGGCCGGAGGCGGGCATCCCCCCGCAGAAGGCGGAAACGCTTGCGCGCAACGCATGGCGGGAACGGGCAAGACCGGAATGGGAGAATGCGCGCACGCTCGACGCTTCCATCATCCTCTGGACGGATGCGCGCTATCCCGCGCTTTTGAAGGAACTGCCCGACGCTCCGGCCCTTTTCTACGCCAGAGGCGACCTTTCCCTGCTGGCCGGGCCATGCGTAGCCGTCGTCGGTTCAAGGGAAAGTTCCGCCGCCGCGCTCGATACCGCCGCGGCCGTGGCCGGGGAGCTTTCCCGCTCCGGCGTCACCGTGGTTTCGGGTCTCGCCTTCGGGGTGGACGGTCGTGCCCACAGAGCAGCCCTTTCCGGGCCGGGCCGCACCATAGCCGTCATGCCCGGCGGCGTGGACATGGTCTTTCCCGCAAGGCACAGAGAACTGTACCGGCACATTGCAGAACGGGGTCTCATCATCAGTGAAATGCCTCCCGGAACTTCGCCCGGACCGGGAGCCTTTCCGGTACGAAACCGCATCATCAGCGGCCTTTCCCTCGGGGTGCTCATGGTGGAGGCCGTTCATCCTGCAAGCGGCAGCACCATCACGGCGCGTCTTGCAGCGGAACAGGGCAGAAACGTCTACGTTCCTTCGCCGGACACCTTCCGCGGTCCGTACCGCGAAGGAACGAAGAAACTGCTGCTGGAAGGCGCTCGCCCCGTTTTCCATGCGGCGGACATTCTGGCCGATCTTTTTCCGCACCTGAAAGATTCCCTGCAGAGGTCATCGCCCCCAAAGCTCCTTCCTTCAGAAGAAAAACCGCTGCCGGATACACGGAAAAACACAAGAGCCGCCGCGCATGGCGCAGCTCCTTGCCCGGCTGCGCCGCAGGCTCTCCGCCCCGGAACCGTGCGGCCCGTCGCCCGTACGGAAACATCTCCCGCGTCCTCCCTTACGGAAGAGGAGGAAACACTCCTTGCCCTTCTGCGCAGGGGGCCGCTTCTTCAGGATGAGCTTCTGTATGCCGCACAGGAAAAAAGAGGGACATGGACCAGCGCAGCCGTCAGTGCCGCGCTCATGATACTGGAAGTAAAACAGCTGGTACGCCGTCTTTCCGACGGCCGCTACGAGGCCGCCCCATGA